One region of Opitutales bacterium genomic DNA includes:
- the pseG gene encoding UDP-2,4-diacetamido-2,4,6-trideoxy-beta-L-altropyranose hydrolase, whose product MNFVFRVDASPVIGTGHIMRSWALAEAALERGHPCHLLYNECPQPLLDRWQMLGVAHTQVDGISGTLAEAKATARVAKELEADWVILDGHHFGEGYQRTLLDLDIRFTAIDDYGHCLQNRASIIINQNASACEAWYEGLGSQQKLLLGFDYTILRSQFRELPRKPFDRSRPQNVLVTTGGTDPSDASLHIVRCLTKIETSKPITLRIIIGSLHPNKRRLDFLSEELRRNHSPIKLETASNVEDMPTMMDWADIAIVGAGTTLYELYQRSIPTLVITLVNNQISNALAAINRWKTSLDGGRIESLENGPLIDNFNRLMTDPDLRQILSEKCSQLVDGNGVYRVIETIEAYQPSEVMARS is encoded by the coding sequence ATGAATTTCGTTTTCCGCGTTGATGCTTCACCAGTGATTGGCACGGGCCATATCATGCGTTCGTGGGCCCTTGCTGAGGCCGCTCTGGAGCGAGGGCACCCATGTCATCTGCTCTACAATGAATGCCCTCAGCCCCTACTAGACCGATGGCAGATGCTTGGAGTCGCTCATACTCAAGTAGATGGTATTTCCGGAACGCTCGCCGAAGCCAAAGCAACCGCACGCGTCGCAAAGGAACTCGAAGCAGACTGGGTTATCCTGGATGGGCATCACTTTGGTGAAGGCTATCAGCGCACCTTGCTCGATCTAGATATCAGATTCACAGCAATTGATGACTATGGGCACTGCCTCCAAAACCGAGCCAGTATCATCATCAACCAGAACGCTTCTGCATGCGAAGCCTGGTATGAAGGACTCGGCTCGCAACAAAAGTTACTACTTGGTTTTGATTACACCATCCTGCGGAGCCAATTTCGCGAACTTCCTCGGAAACCCTTCGATCGCAGTCGCCCGCAAAATGTCTTGGTCACCACTGGAGGCACCGACCCATCCGACGCATCGCTGCATATCGTTCGCTGCTTAACAAAAATAGAAACCTCCAAGCCTATTACACTGCGGATCATCATTGGCAGCCTGCACCCCAATAAACGACGCCTAGACTTCCTATCCGAAGAATTACGGCGCAACCATTCGCCGATAAAACTAGAGACGGCTTCAAACGTAGAGGATATGCCCACCATGATGGATTGGGCAGATATCGCTATCGTCGGTGCGGGCACCACCCTTTACGAACTCTATCAACGCAGCATTCCTACCCTAGTCATTACTCTCGTTAATAATCAAATCAGCAACGCGCTGGCAGCCATCAATCGCTGGAAAACGAGCCTGGATGGCGGACGCATCGAATCGCTCGAAAATGGGCCATTGATCGATAATTTTAACCGACTCATGACAGACCCCGACCTCCGACAGATTCTGTCGGAAAAATGCTCTCAGCTCGTCGATGGCAACGGAGTTTACCGCGTAATCGAAACCATTGAAGCTTACCAACCGTCGGAAGTCATGGCTCGCTCCTAA
- the pseB gene encoding UDP-N-acetylglucosamine 4,6-dehydratase (inverting), with translation MSALFNDKAVLITGGTGSFGQSFTRMLLDHHNPRRVVIFSRDELKQFEMQEHLSGPNLRYFIGDVRDDQRLCEAMRNIDIVIHAAAMKQVPAAEYNPMECIKTNIHGAENVIRAALENNVEKVLALSTDKAANPINLYGATKLASDKLFVAANNFAGQHKTRFSVVRYGNVMGSRGSVVPVFEKLLRDGAESIPITDPRMTRFWITLKDGIQFVVSSIQRMTGGEIFVPKIPSVRITDLAKAMAPDLPTRDIGIRPGEKLHELMCPGDIAHRTLEFEDHYVIQPTIALNHDPVYTVNAVGQTGQPCDLDFEYRSDTNPHFLTIEEIRTLVGN, from the coding sequence ATCTCCGCACTCTTCAATGATAAAGCCGTGTTGATCACCGGGGGCACCGGATCGTTCGGCCAGTCATTCACTCGCATGCTACTCGATCATCACAATCCGCGTCGCGTTGTGATTTTCTCCAGGGATGAACTGAAGCAATTTGAGATGCAAGAACACCTCTCAGGGCCAAATCTGCGTTATTTTATTGGAGACGTTCGCGATGATCAGCGCCTTTGCGAGGCGATGCGCAATATTGACATTGTCATCCACGCGGCCGCGATGAAGCAGGTACCTGCCGCCGAATACAATCCCATGGAATGCATCAAAACGAACATACATGGCGCAGAAAACGTTATCAGAGCTGCCCTTGAGAATAATGTCGAAAAGGTGCTCGCGCTCTCGACGGATAAAGCGGCCAACCCCATCAACCTCTACGGCGCTACTAAGCTCGCATCGGATAAACTCTTTGTCGCAGCCAACAATTTCGCAGGGCAACACAAGACGCGGTTTTCGGTAGTCCGCTACGGAAATGTTATGGGCTCGCGCGGGTCAGTCGTTCCCGTCTTTGAAAAGCTCTTGAGAGACGGTGCAGAAAGCATTCCCATTACCGATCCCCGGATGACGCGCTTTTGGATCACCCTCAAGGATGGGATTCAGTTTGTCGTTTCATCGATTCAACGGATGACGGGCGGTGAAATCTTCGTGCCTAAAATACCCAGTGTGCGCATCACTGATCTCGCCAAGGCAATGGCCCCGGATCTACCCACCCGCGACATCGGCATCCGGCCCGGCGAGAAACTACACGAGCTGATGTGTCCCGGCGATATCGCGCACCGGACTTTGGAATTTGAAGACCACTACGTGATCCAGCCGACGATTGCCCTCAATCACGACCCGGTCTATACCGTGAATGCTGTCGGTCAAACCGGGCAACCGTGCGACCTTGATTTCGAATACCGCTCTGACACCAATCCACATTTTCTAACTATAGAAGAGATTCGCACTTTGGTGGGAAACTGA
- a CDS encoding DNA-3-methyladenine glycosylase, whose protein sequence is MGSKTCLLESTDTVALSRQLLGHLLCRRLPDGSTLKWPLCELEAYDGQEDKACHAHRGRTPRNEIMFGSANRWYVYLCYGVHELLNIVTGPVDYPAAVLIRGAGGIYGPGRVTKALQIGRSFNTLSATAESNLWLEPPGEQLVDNFIVQTPRIGIDSVGQEWASKSYRFWIRPKDFKAAFPQFTKESQPAISSHYR, encoded by the coding sequence ATGGGTTCCAAAACTTGCTTGCTCGAATCAACCGATACCGTCGCACTATCTCGTCAGCTTTTGGGACACCTGCTCTGTCGGCGGCTCCCGGATGGGTCGACCTTGAAATGGCCCTTGTGTGAGCTTGAAGCTTACGACGGCCAGGAAGATAAAGCATGTCATGCCCATCGAGGGCGCACACCGCGCAATGAGATTATGTTTGGCTCAGCTAATCGTTGGTATGTGTATCTTTGCTATGGTGTACATGAGTTGCTCAATATTGTCACTGGACCTGTCGACTACCCGGCTGCTGTATTGATACGCGGTGCGGGCGGCATTTATGGACCCGGAAGAGTTACCAAAGCGCTTCAGATAGGTCGCAGCTTCAACACCCTATCTGCCACAGCCGAATCAAATCTTTGGCTAGAACCTCCTGGTGAACAGCTTGTGGACAACTTTATCGTGCAAACGCCACGTATCGGCATAGATTCCGTGGGGCAAGAATGGGCATCCAAGTCTTATCGTTTTTGGATCCGCCCCAAAGACTTCAAAGCCGCCTTCCCACAATTTACAAAGGAATCCCAACCCGCCATTTCTTCACATTATCGATGA
- the dnaE gene encoding DNA polymerase III subunit alpha, whose protein sequence is MFLLVPPFVHLHVHTDYSLLDGCARCDRLTQRAAELEMPALAMTDHGNLFGAMDFVKNCKKNGVKPIIGCEIYLVHDHKQSERPKRDKKRSDDINDVPEDALSPEDFPRNQIHHKTILAKNFKGYQNLSKLVSDAHIHGQYYRPRTDMEKLAQYSEGLIGLSGCINGVASQHLIYNNYAMARQVTADFIDIFGKENYFIELQDHGLNAQRRIVPHLIKLAREFDLPIVAANDVHYVKKNDWQPHDALLCIQTGRKLEETERMKYPCNEFYLKSHEEMLQVFSEVPEALSNTVDVAEMVDLDIKFGENHYPTFERAAEITFNADQQNFNRILDIYIEKKTAVCRQNGEPDPAPLTVAEREDFMANGLYLFELCKAGLVERYSVDYDAYLRGEYNGWTDPENPPSGSALPTHDSNNKVITRDRAQQICEQLDYELAIIMGTGFIDYFLIVWDFIDWARKQDIPVGPGRGSGAGCVVAYVLKITDIDPLRFGLLFERMLNLERVSPPDFDVDFCMRRRDEVVNFVRDKYGRDRVANIITYGTFGAKMIIRDLARVNNLEYAEADKLAKMIPDELNISLADSIDKSGELQTEIKRNPVAKKIVDEGQIIEGMVRNTGKHACGVIIGDQPLTNIVPLTLQEGDLTTQYAKGPVEDLGMLKMDFLGLKTLTIISDAVDNVRRTTQDREFDIEKVSIDDQSTFDLLNSGKTRAVFQLESGGMQNLCRQLGLSSFEEIIALIALYRPGPMQFIPQFIEGKKDPSTIEIPHPLLKELVSETYGVLVYQEQVMESAQIIAGYTLGGADILRRAMGKKIKSVMDAQKDIFVEGAKKTNNIDKKEALKIFEILEKFAKYGFNKSHSAAYAMLSYRTAFLKANYPIEFMAAVLSSELGNSDKVKNFVEECGAMKIPVLGPDVNESREAFTPITLSNPNEWNGDLSDPYGQVRFGMAAIKGVGDAAAHAVIEEREASGPFESFSDFARRVDGKAVNRRVMECLIRSGAFDSLGEDRAQLLHDLDDVMSKVAADQKDKERGQVALFDIFELEAAPPLHADRSGPNLEMPIHEKLAHEKELLGFYISGHPMDDFDGLAQALDSVKSPDDVSKLGDRTPLRLCGIVTNVQKKLSKRDNRPWAIFNLVTKQHTYELLMFADAFDDSGMRLQENAIVVVHATASKRDGEVSLRADEALGLASQIGRSIKRITFIADAHASKMPAWIEQIRQRLDIEQGSVPVDIGFKDRDGTVLVGNIAPSLTWALTGERFQTLYKHPACAGVWIETDPVPNLGEQRKPWRAKKAG, encoded by the coding sequence ATCTTTCTTTTAGTGCCTCCTTTCGTCCATCTCCACGTCCACACTGACTATTCCCTCCTCGACGGTTGCGCGCGTTGCGACCGTCTCACGCAACGCGCCGCCGAGCTCGAAATGCCGGCTCTAGCCATGACTGATCATGGTAACCTTTTCGGGGCTATGGATTTCGTCAAAAACTGTAAGAAAAACGGCGTCAAACCGATCATCGGTTGCGAGATTTATCTGGTCCACGATCACAAGCAAAGCGAACGTCCAAAACGCGACAAGAAGCGATCTGACGACATCAACGACGTGCCCGAGGACGCACTTTCACCTGAAGACTTTCCTCGCAACCAAATCCATCACAAGACGATTTTGGCGAAAAATTTCAAGGGCTACCAAAACCTCTCTAAACTGGTCTCGGATGCCCACATCCATGGCCAGTATTACCGTCCGCGGACGGATATGGAAAAACTAGCACAGTATTCCGAAGGTCTGATCGGTCTCTCTGGCTGCATTAATGGCGTGGCTTCCCAGCACCTGATCTACAACAACTACGCCATGGCACGTCAGGTGACTGCCGACTTTATCGATATCTTCGGCAAAGAAAACTACTTCATCGAGCTACAAGATCACGGGCTCAACGCCCAGCGCCGCATTGTGCCCCATCTCATAAAGCTGGCGCGCGAATTCGACCTACCTATCGTAGCAGCAAACGACGTACACTACGTTAAAAAGAACGATTGGCAGCCACACGATGCTCTACTCTGCATTCAGACCGGACGGAAGCTGGAAGAAACTGAGCGCATGAAATACCCCTGCAATGAGTTCTACCTCAAAAGCCACGAGGAAATGCTCCAGGTTTTCAGCGAAGTTCCCGAAGCTTTGTCCAACACCGTCGATGTCGCCGAGATGGTGGACCTAGATATCAAATTTGGAGAAAACCACTACCCGACTTTTGAGCGTGCCGCGGAGATCACATTCAACGCGGACCAGCAGAATTTTAATCGCATCCTCGACATCTACATTGAGAAGAAAACGGCTGTTTGTCGCCAAAATGGCGAGCCCGATCCCGCCCCACTGACTGTCGCTGAGCGAGAAGACTTCATGGCCAATGGACTCTACCTGTTCGAGCTGTGTAAAGCAGGCTTAGTAGAGCGTTACTCCGTCGATTATGACGCCTACCTGCGCGGAGAATACAACGGCTGGACCGACCCAGAGAATCCTCCAAGTGGCTCCGCACTCCCCACTCACGATAGCAACAACAAGGTCATCACCCGAGACCGAGCACAGCAAATCTGTGAACAGCTCGACTACGAGTTGGCCATTATCATGGGTACGGGTTTCATTGATTATTTCTTGATCGTCTGGGACTTCATCGACTGGGCGCGGAAGCAGGATATACCCGTCGGCCCAGGCCGCGGCTCGGGAGCAGGTTGTGTCGTCGCGTATGTGCTCAAAATTACAGATATCGATCCCCTGCGTTTTGGGCTCCTCTTTGAACGAATGCTCAACCTTGAGCGCGTTTCACCCCCCGACTTTGATGTGGATTTCTGCATGCGCCGCCGCGATGAGGTCGTGAATTTTGTCCGCGACAAATACGGCCGCGATCGCGTCGCAAACATCATCACCTACGGCACCTTCGGCGCTAAAATGATCATCCGCGACCTGGCCCGCGTCAACAACCTCGAATACGCCGAGGCTGACAAGTTGGCGAAAATGATCCCCGACGAGCTTAATATCTCTCTAGCCGATTCCATCGACAAATCAGGCGAGCTTCAGACCGAGATTAAGCGTAACCCCGTGGCCAAGAAAATCGTCGACGAAGGACAGATTATCGAGGGCATGGTGCGCAATACTGGCAAGCATGCCTGTGGCGTCATTATCGGCGATCAGCCCCTGACCAACATCGTCCCACTGACCCTACAAGAAGGCGACCTAACCACTCAATATGCCAAAGGACCGGTGGAAGATTTGGGCATGCTCAAGATGGACTTCCTTGGGCTCAAGACACTCACCATCATCTCTGACGCAGTCGACAATGTCCGACGCACCACCCAGGATAGAGAATTTGATATCGAGAAAGTCAGTATCGACGATCAGAGCACGTTTGATCTGCTCAATTCCGGTAAAACCCGGGCGGTTTTCCAATTGGAGTCGGGCGGCATGCAAAACCTGTGTCGCCAGCTAGGACTCTCATCTTTCGAAGAAATCATCGCGTTGATCGCTCTCTACCGCCCAGGACCGATGCAGTTCATCCCTCAATTTATCGAGGGCAAAAAGGACCCATCGACGATCGAGATCCCCCACCCCCTGCTCAAAGAGTTAGTCTCTGAAACCTACGGTGTTCTTGTTTATCAGGAGCAGGTCATGGAATCGGCTCAGATCATTGCCGGATATACTCTAGGCGGTGCGGACATCCTGCGACGCGCCATGGGTAAAAAGATTAAATCGGTCATGGACGCCCAAAAAGACATCTTTGTCGAAGGCGCTAAGAAGACCAACAACATTGACAAGAAAGAGGCACTTAAAATTTTCGAGATCCTCGAGAAATTCGCCAAATATGGTTTCAACAAATCACATTCTGCCGCCTACGCCATGCTCTCATACCGCACGGCATTTCTAAAAGCCAACTACCCTATCGAGTTTATGGCTGCTGTGCTTTCGTCGGAATTGGGTAATTCTGACAAAGTCAAAAATTTCGTCGAGGAGTGCGGGGCCATGAAAATCCCCGTTTTGGGACCGGATGTAAATGAATCACGCGAGGCATTCACTCCTATCACGCTGTCCAATCCCAACGAATGGAATGGCGATTTATCAGACCCATACGGACAGGTGCGTTTTGGTATGGCGGCAATCAAAGGCGTGGGGGACGCTGCAGCACACGCCGTCATCGAAGAGCGTGAAGCCAGTGGTCCCTTTGAGTCTTTCTCCGACTTCGCGCGCCGGGTCGATGGCAAAGCTGTTAATCGACGTGTCATGGAGTGCCTCATTCGCTCGGGAGCCTTTGATTCACTAGGCGAAGATCGCGCACAACTCCTGCACGATCTCGATGATGTCATGAGCAAAGTCGCTGCCGACCAGAAAGACAAAGAACGTGGCCAAGTCGCCCTGTTTGACATTTTCGAACTCGAGGCTGCCCCACCCCTTCACGCCGACCGCTCTGGCCCGAATCTGGAAATGCCCATCCACGAGAAATTGGCTCACGAAAAGGAACTCCTCGGTTTTTATATCTCAGGGCACCCGATGGACGACTTTGATGGACTGGCGCAGGCCCTCGATAGTGTGAAGAGTCCTGACGACGTAAGTAAACTCGGCGACCGCACTCCATTGAGGCTCTGCGGCATCGTGACGAATGTACAGAAAAAACTATCAAAACGTGACAACCGTCCCTGGGCGATTTTCAACCTGGTGACGAAACAACACACCTACGAATTACTCATGTTTGCCGACGCTTTCGATGACTCAGGTATGCGGCTTCAGGAAAATGCCATCGTGGTAGTCCATGCCACCGCCTCCAAGCGCGATGGCGAAGTCTCCCTGCGCGCTGATGAAGCACTTGGCCTTGCGTCACAAATCGGCCGGAGTATCAAACGCATTACCTTTATTGCCGATGCTCACGCGTCAAAAATGCCTGCATGGATTGAGCAAATTCGCCAGCGCCTGGATATTGAGCAAGGCTCGGTCCCCGTTGATATCGGCTTCAAAGACCGCGACGGTACTGTCCTCGTCGGGAACATTGCTCCATCACTCACCTGGGCCCTCACCGGAGAACGCTTCCAAACGCTTTACAAACACCCAGCGTGCGCCGGGGTTTGGATCGAAACAGACCCCGTGCCAAATCTGGGAGAGCAGCGCAAACCATGGAGAGCTAAAAAAGCTGGGTAG
- a CDS encoding ADP-ribosylglycohydrolase family protein, translating to MLWGALVGDAAALGAHWYYRQEDLKARFPDGIKGFETPTDDHYHAGKQSGEFTMYGDALMLLMQSISETGTFSRDDFGKRFMTTLTPGSYAGYLDHATKESHSIYLTHLAEHPDTPFDFQQGADDNQLAGATSLMPLVALFHDDSSLLERIEEFVRIRQNNDEAVASSQLHASILKHLLSGESPEQAIEQARADAQNDDATGVILDTRMIAAMEALGASDFIATTKDLGYSCPLPGSLPASVYSFLELKEESYEDAILAIIGAGGESAGRSMLVGAWLGAHFGEGYIPDDWKQKIADYDEAAALIDQIAAM from the coding sequence ATGCTTTGGGGGGCTCTCGTTGGAGATGCCGCGGCTTTGGGGGCCCATTGGTATTATCGACAAGAGGACCTAAAGGCTCGATTCCCCGATGGCATTAAGGGTTTTGAGACTCCCACTGATGATCACTACCACGCGGGTAAACAATCCGGTGAGTTCACGATGTATGGCGATGCGCTCATGTTGCTCATGCAATCGATCTCAGAAACGGGGACATTCTCTCGCGACGACTTTGGCAAACGCTTTATGACGACGCTGACACCCGGAAGCTATGCAGGGTATCTAGATCACGCGACCAAAGAAAGCCATTCTATCTACCTCACTCACCTGGCAGAACATCCAGATACACCCTTTGATTTCCAACAGGGGGCGGATGATAATCAACTCGCTGGGGCGACAAGCCTGATGCCTCTCGTCGCCCTCTTTCACGATGACTCTTCGTTATTAGAGCGGATAGAAGAATTTGTCCGCATCCGACAGAATAACGACGAGGCCGTTGCCTCCAGCCAGCTTCACGCGTCCATCCTCAAACACCTCCTTTCTGGCGAATCGCCTGAACAGGCAATTGAGCAAGCGCGCGCCGACGCACAGAATGATGATGCAACGGGTGTGATTTTAGATACCCGTATGATTGCTGCTATGGAGGCTTTGGGGGCATCTGATTTCATCGCAACCACAAAAGATCTGGGCTATAGTTGTCCCCTGCCTGGTAGTTTACCCGCTTCGGTATACAGCTTTCTCGAACTGAAAGAAGAAAGCTATGAAGATGCCATTTTGGCTATTATAGGCGCTGGTGGTGAATCGGCAGGACGCTCCATGCTTGTAGGCGCATGGTTGGGCGCCCACTTCGGCGAGGGCTATATACCTGACGACTGGAAACAAAAGATCGCTGACTACGATGAGGCGGCCGCACTCATTGATCAGATCGCGGCAATGTAA
- a CDS encoding PIN domain-containing protein, with product MKSYLIDANVILRVLTGSPESQADQAARFLVAAENGDHEVIIPSMVIAEVVFVLSGSVYQIPRPLLVEQLLHFLSNPALHVVERDIIHRALSLFSKSNVDFVDCYLAAAASSEGRHIATFDKDFKKLGDSNQCLTLLQENIS from the coding sequence ATGAAATCCTACCTTATAGACGCGAATGTGATATTGCGTGTCCTGACTGGGTCGCCTGAAAGTCAGGCAGATCAGGCAGCACGATTTCTGGTCGCCGCTGAGAATGGCGACCATGAGGTCATTATTCCGTCTATGGTCATAGCCGAAGTGGTTTTTGTGCTATCAGGGAGTGTCTACCAGATACCTAGGCCGCTATTGGTGGAACAGTTATTGCATTTTCTAAGCAATCCGGCTCTTCATGTCGTCGAGCGCGATATCATTCATCGGGCTTTGAGTCTATTCTCCAAGAGCAATGTCGATTTTGTGGATTGCTACCTTGCTGCCGCTGCTAGCAGCGAAGGGCGTCATATCGCAACGTTCGACAAGGACTTTAAAAAATTGGGTGATTCCAACCAATGTCTCACTCTTCTTCAGGAAAATATAAGCTGA
- a CDS encoding 5'/3'-nucleotidase SurE — protein sequence MESYAMDDDRPLILITNDDGIESVLLRSMAARLSAKFYCAVAVPDQEHSFCGRKITQDREIKVTRVDDFGCLAYAVNGSPVDSVNIALEHYLPRPADLVLSGPNIGRNCGVWTVLSSGTVAGAVEAALCGVRGLAVSQSVDGLEMLRRIKAAGSIPADFEGVWARSLDWIEGVVVQTLSHPDWQRESLGIWNINLPHKYAGDALPETYALSENPLAQTRYGSVFERLSDHTFRYAHARPKRMDPTGSADIDRIINGYPSRTWLG from the coding sequence ATGGAAAGTTACGCAATGGATGACGACAGACCGCTGATCTTAATAACCAATGATGATGGTATTGAGAGCGTATTATTAAGGTCCATGGCCGCTAGACTGTCGGCAAAATTTTACTGCGCTGTAGCCGTGCCGGACCAGGAACACAGTTTCTGTGGACGAAAGATTACTCAGGACCGCGAGATTAAGGTCACGAGAGTCGATGATTTCGGATGCCTGGCCTATGCGGTTAACGGTAGCCCGGTGGATTCAGTGAATATTGCTCTGGAACACTATCTGCCTCGTCCAGCCGACTTGGTCCTTTCGGGTCCTAACATCGGGCGAAACTGCGGCGTGTGGACTGTATTGAGCTCGGGGACCGTAGCAGGTGCGGTGGAGGCTGCACTCTGTGGTGTGCGCGGATTAGCAGTCTCTCAGTCGGTCGACGGGCTGGAAATGCTCCGAAGAATTAAAGCAGCTGGAAGCATACCTGCGGATTTTGAAGGAGTCTGGGCGCGCAGTTTGGATTGGATTGAGGGGGTCGTTGTTCAAACACTGAGTCACCCGGACTGGCAGCGAGAATCGCTGGGGATTTGGAATATAAATCTCCCCCATAAATACGCCGGGGACGCGTTGCCAGAAACCTATGCTCTATCGGAAAATCCGTTGGCACAAACGCGCTACGGGTCTGTTTTCGAGAGGCTAAGTGATCACACATTTCGCTATGCACACGCTCGTCCGAAGCGGATGGATCCAACGGGCTCGGCGGACATCGATCGAATTATCAACGGCTATCCGAGTCGAACCTGGCTGGGTTAA
- a CDS encoding type II toxin-antitoxin system PrlF family antitoxin produces MITSTISQRGQTTVPKQVRDALSVGPGKQLIYDIEGDHVIIRAHPGVSSSIGVFKKYCPEQSWDEVRGASRAEWIEHIAEEGSGS; encoded by the coding sequence ATGATCACATCAACAATCAGTCAGCGTGGACAGACGACAGTCCCTAAGCAAGTGAGAGATGCCTTATCTGTAGGCCCTGGGAAGCAGCTCATCTATGACATAGAAGGAGATCATGTTATTATCCGTGCCCATCCCGGAGTTTCCTCTTCGATTGGAGTTTTCAAGAAATACTGCCCAGAACAATCATGGGATGAGGTCCGCGGAGCTTCTCGTGCCGAATGGATAGAGCATATAGCTGAAGAGGGTTCTGGCTCATGA
- the pseC gene encoding UDP-4-amino-4,6-dideoxy-N-acetyl-beta-L-altrosamine transaminase translates to MANLPYSRHQISEEDIAAVVDVLRSDWLTQGPTVTAFEEAVAAYCGCRFAVATNNATAALHLGCAALGIEPEDSAITSTVTFVASANAPRHCGASIRLTDVDPVTGLMDLDHLEQLCKETCPDLVIPVHLAGASVDMARLDSLRKTYGFKILEDASHALGADYWGKKVGSCGHSDAAVFSLHPVKMITAGEGGLLVTNDPEIARKARQLREHGIVRDKDAFLAPSNMRGPWHYEVHNTGFNFRLSDIQAALALSQLKRLDAFVEERRQIRDAYAEDLDSCFWEIASDPDGTQASLHLCVARLSHDTAPHHYRSVFEQLRNAGLHINLHYIPLHRQPIYQNCGDDAAFPGSSRWARTAISIPCFPGLSADEYSKSVETLNSIAAHTLS, encoded by the coding sequence ATGGCTAACCTGCCCTACAGCCGTCATCAAATTAGCGAAGAAGACATCGCGGCCGTTGTGGATGTGTTGCGGTCAGACTGGCTCACACAAGGACCTACTGTCACGGCTTTTGAGGAGGCGGTCGCTGCGTATTGCGGGTGCCGCTTTGCCGTTGCAACGAACAATGCTACGGCAGCCCTCCACCTCGGCTGCGCTGCTTTAGGTATCGAGCCAGAAGACTCCGCGATTACAAGCACGGTGACGTTTGTCGCTTCCGCCAATGCTCCAAGGCATTGCGGTGCTTCAATAAGGCTCACCGATGTAGATCCAGTTACCGGGCTGATGGATCTGGATCACCTCGAACAACTCTGCAAAGAAACCTGCCCTGACTTAGTCATACCCGTCCACCTCGCAGGTGCCAGTGTGGACATGGCTCGCCTCGACAGCCTGAGAAAGACATACGGGTTCAAAATCCTTGAGGATGCTTCACACGCGCTGGGCGCAGACTACTGGGGTAAAAAAGTGGGGAGCTGTGGGCATTCCGATGCGGCAGTATTCAGCCTACACCCCGTTAAAATGATCACCGCGGGTGAAGGGGGCCTGCTCGTGACCAACGATCCTGAAATCGCGCGAAAGGCCCGACAACTACGCGAACATGGGATTGTAAGAGACAAGGATGCATTTTTAGCACCCTCGAACATGCGTGGCCCCTGGCATTATGAAGTGCATAACACAGGATTCAATTTTCGCCTCTCCGACATTCAAGCGGCTCTGGCATTGAGCCAATTGAAACGCCTCGATGCTTTTGTCGAAGAGCGGCGACAGATTCGGGATGCCTATGCCGAAGACCTAGACAGCTGCTTTTGGGAAATCGCAAGCGACCCCGACGGCACGCAGGCTTCCCTTCATTTATGCGTAGCTCGACTTTCTCACGACACTGCTCCACACCATTACCGCAGCGTTTTTGAGCAACTCCGCAATGCAGGCTTGCATATTAATCTCCACTACATCCCACTGCACCGCCAACCTATCTACCAAAACTGCGGCGACGACGCGGCTTTTCCCGGATCGTCACGCTGGGCGCGCACCGCAATATCTATCCCTTGCTTTCCCGGATTGAGTGCCGATGAATATTCTAAGTCTGTGGAGACCCTCAACTCTATCGCTGCTCATACCCTATCATGA